Proteins encoded by one window of Desulfovibrio ferrophilus:
- a CDS encoding 7TM diverse intracellular signaling domain-containing protein, giving the protein MPVAKRGMVDLSEWNPALDGPVALDGQWEFYWDRLLLPDDFAADSNAQPKSGYLNLPGYWKGHDLNGQPLPGTGQATFRLRALMPPGDHVLTARFFSVRAAYRVWANGELVASSGVVGRSDEAEEPDRSIVLARIASDGTPLELVMQISNHFFPGGGVQNPIMLAVPGPLEQAHANARSWGLLFAGCMLIMALYHFILFILRKKDVSTLYFGLYCIILTVLVASNDASDWLIRAYLPSLPFGAVSKVVIVCYAISTSVLYRFYRSLYPKEFGRILLYIVDIRGLIFIAIVLSQPGVVYQSALQLFALTSILFTFCFVILLFMCFRRGYSGSLLLLCGVVLLGFTSTHDVYFLIFKTHVVSLLPLGLFALVMSQAGALAQRFSKSFADVENLSEKLELRNINLEKEIAERSRLEREIVNISEEERRSISLGLHDGLCQQLTGARLRCAALSRMSPVPNGKDEELRQLSSLLDELVDQAYDLSCGIWPLEHGAGSTGPSLEDLVRRYSRSSGIPMEFSDKRGCESCRNMQVTQLYRIAQEAIANAVKHAKPNKIAVTFDCATSGQATLVVRDDGVGRSAASRSEGGLGMSIMAHRAMMIGGDFQVSDIDEAEGGGTMVACSVVCHSKVR; this is encoded by the coding sequence ATGCCTGTCGCCAAGCGCGGCATGGTTGATCTTTCCGAATGGAATCCTGCACTGGATGGCCCCGTCGCTCTGGATGGGCAGTGGGAGTTCTATTGGGACCGCCTGCTACTCCCGGACGATTTCGCTGCTGACAGCAACGCTCAGCCCAAGAGCGGCTATCTGAACCTCCCCGGCTACTGGAAAGGGCATGACCTCAACGGGCAGCCATTGCCCGGCACTGGACAGGCAACATTCCGCCTGCGAGCCCTGATGCCCCCTGGTGATCATGTTTTGACAGCGCGATTTTTCTCGGTTCGGGCCGCCTACCGGGTGTGGGCCAACGGAGAGCTTGTCGCCTCAAGCGGCGTGGTGGGGAGAAGCGATGAAGCGGAAGAACCAGACCGCTCAATCGTCCTTGCCCGGATCGCAAGCGATGGAACACCGCTTGAATTGGTGATGCAGATATCCAACCATTTCTTTCCCGGCGGTGGTGTGCAGAACCCGATCATGCTGGCTGTGCCGGGGCCTTTGGAGCAGGCCCATGCCAATGCGCGAAGCTGGGGACTGCTGTTTGCGGGCTGCATGCTGATCATGGCTCTGTATCATTTCATCCTCTTCATTTTGAGGAAGAAGGATGTCTCGACCCTCTATTTTGGATTGTATTGTATTATCCTGACGGTCTTGGTCGCCTCGAATGATGCCTCCGACTGGTTGATCAGAGCATACCTTCCAAGTCTCCCCTTCGGGGCTGTGAGCAAGGTCGTGATTGTCTGTTACGCCATATCGACATCCGTGTTGTATAGATTTTACAGGTCATTATACCCGAAAGAGTTTGGGCGTATTCTTCTCTATATCGTTGATATACGAGGACTCATTTTCATTGCAATCGTCCTGTCTCAACCTGGCGTCGTTTACCAATCAGCTCTCCAGTTGTTTGCGCTGACGTCCATCCTCTTTACGTTTTGTTTTGTTATCTTGCTGTTCATGTGTTTTCGTCGCGGCTACAGCGGGTCGCTGCTTCTTCTATGTGGGGTCGTTCTGCTCGGCTTTACATCAACGCATGACGTGTATTTCTTGATATTCAAAACCCATGTGGTGAGTCTTCTTCCACTGGGGTTGTTTGCGCTTGTCATGTCACAGGCGGGGGCTTTGGCGCAGCGTTTTTCCAAGTCCTTTGCCGATGTTGAAAACCTTTCCGAGAAGCTTGAACTCAGGAATATCAATCTTGAAAAGGAAATTGCCGAACGCAGCCGGTTGGAACGGGAAATCGTGAACATCAGCGAAGAAGAGCGACGGAGTATCAGCCTGGGCCTCCACGACGGACTGTGCCAGCAATTGACCGGAGCCCGTTTGCGATGTGCCGCATTGTCGCGGATGAGTCCCGTGCCAAATGGCAAGGACGAGGAATTGCGCCAACTCTCGTCGCTCTTGGACGAGCTGGTCGATCAGGCATACGACCTGTCCTGCGGCATCTGGCCGCTGGAGCATGGTGCCGGAAGTACGGGGCCGTCCTTGGAGGACCTGGTCAGGCGTTACTCTCGGTCAAGCGGAATCCCAATGGAATTCAGTGACAAGAGAGGCTGTGAATCGTGCCGGAATATGCAAGTGACGCAACTCTACCGCATTGCCCAGGAAGCTATCGCTAATGCCGTTAAACACGCCAAGCCAAACAAGATAGCTGTTACGTTCGATTGCGCCACGAGCGGCCAGGCAACCCTTGTTGTTCGCGACGACGGCGTTGGCAGATCCGCAGCCTCTCGCTCCGAAGGTGGGCTGGGAATGAGCATTATGGCGCACAGGGCGATGATGATTGGCGGAGACTTTCAGGTCTCGGACATCGACGAAGCAGAGGGCGGCGGGACCATGGTTGCCTGCTCGGTCGTCTGCCATTCCAAAGTTCGATAG
- a CDS encoding YaiI/YqxD family protein, with the protein MQIWVDADACPKAVKEVLFKVAERRKVQLILVANSFLRVPNSSFIQTVHVAQGFNVADDHIAESITSGDLVITADIPLAAEVIDKGCEVLTPRGDHFTEDNIQATLTVRNLKEELRSAGMIAGGPPPFGPKEKQNFTNLLDRRLTAMM; encoded by the coding sequence ATGCAGATATGGGTTGATGCCGACGCCTGCCCAAAAGCAGTGAAGGAAGTGCTGTTCAAGGTGGCTGAGCGGCGGAAGGTTCAGTTGATTCTGGTGGCGAACAGTTTTTTACGGGTGCCAAACTCATCATTCATTCAGACCGTACATGTGGCACAGGGTTTCAATGTTGCGGACGATCACATTGCAGAATCCATAACATCCGGCGATCTGGTCATCACGGCCGATATTCCCCTGGCCGCTGAGGTCATTGATAAAGGGTGCGAGGTGCTGACGCCGCGCGGGGACCATTTCACTGAAGATAATATCCAGGCCACCCTCACTGTCCGCAATTTGAAAGAAGAACTTCGCTCAGCAGGTATGATCGCCGGAGGCCCTCCCCCCTTCGGCCCCAAGGAAAAACAGAATTTCACGAACTTGTTGGATCGAAGGTTGACGGCGATGATGTAA
- a CDS encoding tetratricopeptide repeat protein produces the protein MKRIKLLAFIFATVIVACNLTIAAELPSYTITVPNGWKDNANLGNDMLRQITDPGNNSMVEIYYGTESPDTLQALAEKWESTARKRGIPYMKNLNSSEFFDYPGTEVRALRRKYSGQHGDVVLGCQIDFMKYDGFIVIVVGIYPQNHPVYREPLLKALASFQPGKKMPEMAQPPQSFPVDTLDMDMVLRANSNMEPAFNVKMPDSWQVSLASSSSIKIVNPDVKFNFLGIDLSYTENVLEDEKVYLELLGNNLSDQFEMQFAGFKPGEMNVYLMENTPVLFYTFKYSIPGTDDEQGNAKQWNFIIRDRFLVTLFYTAPEFLTTPYEEDILPNVFASFELKPAWLNFADGLDAYFAGDYEVAEILFKKSLETEKNNTWLWYYTGLSIQAVHGLNQLEFSSDCFAKSATLDPRNIKALNQLSACFMTINDYQQAHEILADALKIDPFDEETLLNRTKLFLKEKNGDLALATITTLLSKHPENEEAIMIREKLIHLKNQAM, from the coding sequence ATGAAGAGAATAAAGCTGTTAGCTTTCATCTTTGCTACTGTTATTGTCGCGTGCAACTTGACCATAGCTGCAGAATTGCCGTCCTACACTATAACTGTGCCAAACGGATGGAAGGACAATGCAAACCTGGGAAATGACATGCTTCGGCAAATCACTGACCCGGGCAACAATTCCATGGTTGAAATATACTACGGCACAGAATCGCCTGATACTCTTCAGGCGCTGGCAGAAAAATGGGAATCAACCGCTCGTAAACGTGGAATCCCATATATGAAAAACCTAAATTCATCAGAATTTTTCGACTACCCCGGAACAGAGGTGCGGGCCTTAAGAAGAAAGTATTCAGGCCAACACGGTGATGTCGTTTTGGGCTGTCAAATTGATTTTATGAAATATGATGGATTTATTGTCATTGTTGTCGGCATTTATCCTCAAAATCATCCGGTTTATCGAGAGCCGCTTTTAAAAGCTCTGGCCTCTTTCCAGCCCGGAAAAAAGATGCCGGAGATGGCGCAACCCCCTCAATCTTTCCCCGTAGATACTCTAGATATGGACATGGTTTTACGGGCCAATTCCAATATGGAACCGGCTTTCAATGTGAAAATGCCTGATTCATGGCAGGTTTCGTTGGCATCGAGCAGCTCTATCAAAATCGTCAATCCTGATGTCAAATTCAATTTCCTTGGGATAGATCTGAGTTACACTGAAAATGTATTAGAAGATGAAAAAGTGTACCTTGAGCTTCTTGGTAACAACCTTTCAGATCAATTTGAAATGCAATTTGCAGGATTTAAGCCGGGTGAGATGAATGTGTATTTAATGGAAAACACACCTGTGCTTTTTTATACATTCAAATATTCAATCCCAGGCACAGATGATGAACAGGGAAATGCAAAACAATGGAATTTTATTATTAGAGATAGATTTCTTGTAACTCTTTTTTACACTGCCCCTGAGTTTTTAACGACACCTTATGAAGAGGATATTCTTCCAAATGTTTTCGCATCTTTTGAGCTCAAGCCAGCATGGCTCAATTTTGCTGATGGCCTTGATGCATACTTTGCAGGGGATTATGAAGTAGCTGAAATACTATTTAAAAAAAGTCTTGAAACAGAAAAAAACAACACATGGCTCTGGTATTATACAGGTCTTAGTATACAGGCCGTACATGGCCTGAACCAACTTGAGTTTTCAAGTGATTGTTTTGCCAAGTCAGCAACGTTGGACCCACGTAACATAAAAGCGCTCAATCAGTTGTCTGCCTGTTTTATGACTATAAATGATTATCAACAGGCCCATGAGATCTTAGCAGATGCTCTAAAAATCGATCCCTTTGATGAAGAAACCCTTCTGAACCGGACGAAGCTCTTTTTGAAAGAAAAAAATGGTGATCTGGCACTTGCGACGATTACAACGCTTTTATCAAAGCACCCCGAAAACGAAGAAGCCATTATGATAAGAGAAAAACTCATTCACTTGAAAAATCAGGCAATGTGA